From Algoriphagus sp. NG3, the proteins below share one genomic window:
- the ribH gene encoding 6,7-dimethyl-8-ribityllumazine synthase, translating into MATSLKSLSAHSSKNIQDISEKTFGIIVSEWNEDVTEALYSGAYQTLLENGAKKENIIRKNVPGSFELTLAAQWLAQEESIDAVICLGCVIQGETKHFDFICDAVAHGITNVSLKYNKPVIFGVLTPNTQQQAMDRAGGKHGNKGDEAAITAVKMLGF; encoded by the coding sequence ATGGCAACTTCCCTTAAAAGCCTCAGTGCCCACTCCTCCAAAAATATTCAGGACATCAGTGAAAAAACGTTCGGTATTATCGTCTCCGAGTGGAATGAAGACGTGACCGAAGCGCTTTATTCCGGTGCCTACCAGACGCTACTGGAAAACGGGGCAAAAAAAGAAAATATCATTCGGAAAAATGTACCCGGCTCATTTGAGCTGACCCTTGCCGCACAATGGTTGGCACAGGAGGAAAGCATAGACGCCGTGATCTGTCTTGGCTGTGTTATTCAAGGAGAGACTAAGCACTTTGACTTTATCTGTGATGCGGTAGCACATGGGATTACCAATGTTTCTTTGAAATACAATAAACCTGTGATTTTTGGTGTATTGACTCCTAATACCCAGCAGCAGGCGATGGACCGCGCCGGAGGAAAACATGGAAACAAAGGTGATGAAGCAGCCATCACAGCAGTGAAAATGCTTGGATTCTAA
- a CDS encoding tetratricopeptide repeat protein, translating to MATKQTKKVHPEHHTDILEDPSEIAARLGKGEAFLKQNSKVLAGVLIAAVVLIGGILFFQINTQNQNEKAQKEMFQAVYFYEQDSVQLALNGDGINAGLLTIVDNYPRTDAANLAHFYIGSIYLSERKYEEAISELEKFSAGDFLVQAKAYSLIGDANMELGNTDKAIASYKKAADYDENKFFTPKYLTKLAIAYEAAGKTSEAIAAYTQIEEKYFESFEFAAARKHKARLEGLASK from the coding sequence ATGGCAACGAAACAAACAAAAAAAGTACACCCAGAGCATCACACCGATATTTTGGAAGATCCTTCCGAGATTGCAGCAAGATTAGGAAAGGGTGAAGCTTTTTTGAAGCAGAATAGCAAAGTATTGGCTGGGGTATTGATCGCAGCAGTGGTGTTGATCGGTGGAATCTTGTTTTTCCAGATCAACACCCAAAACCAAAATGAAAAGGCACAGAAGGAAATGTTCCAAGCTGTGTATTTCTATGAGCAAGACAGTGTTCAGCTGGCTTTGAATGGTGATGGTATCAATGCCGGATTACTCACTATAGTAGATAACTATCCAAGAACAGATGCTGCAAACCTTGCACATTTCTACATTGGTTCTATTTATCTATCTGAGAGAAAGTATGAAGAGGCCATCTCAGAATTGGAAAAATTCTCAGCTGGTGATTTCTTGGTACAGGCTAAGGCTTATTCCCTTATTGGTGATGCTAATATGGAACTAGGAAATACTGACAAAGCGATAGCTAGCTACAAAAAGGCTGCTGACTACGATGAAAACAAGTTTTTCACGCCTAAGTATTTGACCAAACTGGCGATTGCATATGAAGCTGCGGGGAAAACCTCCGAAGCCATCGCTGCCTATACTCAGATCGAGGAGAAATACTTCGAGTCATTCGAATTTGCTGCTGCGCGAAAACATAAAGCCCGCTTAGAAGGTCTTGCCTCTAAGTAG